Part of the Ruegeria sp. AD91A genome, ACTTCAATGCCCCCACTAACTGACGGTCACTCCCGCTGGTGCATCAAGCATGGCCAGCGACCAGATGCCTTGTCCAAACGAACAACAGAATGGATCTTAAAATGAAAACGATCACAATGATCACACTGGCTGCAATGATGCCAACTCTGTCCTTAGCAGATGAAAGCTGGACCGGCTTCAATGCAGGTTTGCAGCTCTCGACAATCGATGTTTCCGAGGGCAACAAAGACAATGGGAATGCAACTCTGGGCCTTCATGCTGGTTATCTTCACGATTTTGACGGCTACGTAATTGGCGGTGAACTTTCTTATGACGCGGGCGCTGAGGTTGAGGCAGGAGGGGAAGCTGAAAAAGTCGATACCCTGCGCCTGAAGTTTAAAGGCGGGCACGTATTTGGCCGGACATATCTCTATGGCGTGGTTGGCTATGCAAAAATCGATGGCGGATCTAAGAGCGAAGATGGCTATTCTGCGGGAGTTGGTGTGACTTATCGAGCGACGGACAAGATTTTGATTGGTCTTGAATACCTGCGAGACACATATGACACGTCGGGTGATGACATCACGGCGGACTCCGTCGCGCTTCGATTGTCCTACAAGTTCTAGTTGAAGCCGGTCGAGAATTCCAAAATGGTGGGGGGCCGCTGACTGCTACGCACCCCCACCTAAAGAAATTCAGCGTGTAGTGAGTTTTTTGCGAGGCATTTGGCTAGACAGGTTCGTATTTCGGTCGAAGTCTGCTTTGAATGGCAAAACTCCCTCTGTCAGAGTGGTGGGTCTTGGAGTTGAACAGATGGACATAGCGCGATTTTCCGAACACCTCATGGGCATGAAGGACGAGGTTTGGTTGCGGCATGCAAACCCTTGGTCAGTCTGGACCCGCGTGCTGACACCGTTGCCTCTATTGGCGCTGGCGATCTGGAGTCGGGTTTGGATTGGTGGTTGGGCATGGGTTGCCGTCGGCGTGGTTTTGGTCTGGGTCTGGATCAATCCGCGCGCGTTTTCCCGACCTAAGACCTTCGAGAGCTGGTCAGCCCAAGGTGTATTGGGCGAGCGTGTCTGGCTGCGACACCGAGACAAGATTGCGGCTCATCATATACGAGTGGCCAAAGCACTGGCCTATGTCAGCGGATTAGGTCTTCTGCCGTTTGCATACGGCCTTTGGCTATTCGACTTGGGGTTCACATGCCTCGGCATAGTTGTGATCTCAGGTGGAAAGATGTGGTTTGTTGACCGAATGGCGTGGATCTGGAGCGACTTTCTGCGTAATGGTGGGGTGCTGGAAGACCTGGCGGCTGGGACGTAGGCCCAATCACTTATCTTTCTACGCCAGCCCCCAAGTCTTGCTCCGCGGGCAGGCTCCTGCCTTTCAGCAAAAGATTAACCGGAATCGTGGGTCAATTGGATCGCCTGAATCAAAGAAGCGTTTGCCACCATCGTGCAATCAAGCTTTAGGTTTCAGCGGATCAGAGGCGCACTCATTATCTTCTTTCTCTCGATGTCCAACTCGTCGATTCCTGCATCTCTAAGCAGTCGATGCGTCAGGTGGACCGGGTCGCGACCTGTTTGTATCGACGGCTTGAGAAAGCCCAGAAGCCATCCCCTCAAATCAAATCGGCCAAAGTGCTTTGGAGCTGCCTTAGTTTCGTGAATCTCAAACTCGTTTTTATCAATTGGTTTCATAGTCGCCTCCAGAAATTGTCTTTCCTCGACCATG contains:
- a CDS encoding outer membrane protein; the protein is MKTITMITLAAMMPTLSLADESWTGFNAGLQLSTIDVSEGNKDNGNATLGLHAGYLHDFDGYVIGGELSYDAGAEVEAGGEAEKVDTLRLKFKGGHVFGRTYLYGVVGYAKIDGGSKSEDGYSAGVGVTYRATDKILIGLEYLRDTYDTSGDDITADSVALRLSYKF
- a CDS encoding DUF6653 family protein, which encodes MDIARFSEHLMGMKDEVWLRHANPWSVWTRVLTPLPLLALAIWSRVWIGGWAWVAVGVVLVWVWINPRAFSRPKTFESWSAQGVLGERVWLRHRDKIAAHHIRVAKALAYVSGLGLLPFAYGLWLFDLGFTCLGIVVISGGKMWFVDRMAWIWSDFLRNGGVLEDLAAGT